Part of the Granulicella cerasi genome is shown below.
CTTCCACCGCCGCGTTCTGGCGCTCGACCCCAAAGTTGCTGTCTTTGACTGCGATGGAACGCTCTGGTCCGGCGATGCCGGCTCGACCTTCATGCGCTGGACCATGCAGACCGGCCTGATCTCTCGCGAGCGCATCGACTGGCTGAACGAGCGGTACGAGCTCTACCGGCAGGGCCAGGTGAATGAGCTGCAGATCTGCGGCGAGATGGTGCAGGTCTACGAGGGCCTCACGGTTCATACGCTGCGCAACGCTGCGGCGGCATTCTTCTCGGAGTACGTCGAGCGCAACATCTTTGCCGAGATGCGCGAACTGATCGAACAGCTTCAGGACCGTGGCACCGATATCTGGTGCGTCTCCTCGACGAATGACTGGGTCATCGAAGAAG
Proteins encoded:
- a CDS encoding HAD family hydrolase; this translates as MSTSTVELPLRLSTADFHRRVLALDPKVAVFDCDGTLWSGDAGSTFMRWTMQTGLISRERIDWLNERYELYRQGQVNELQICGEMVQVYEGLTVHTLRNAAAAFFSEYVERNIFAEMRELIEQLQDRGTDIWCVSSTNDWVIEEGVKRFNIPANRVLAACVAAQDGVATNKLLDVPTDEGKVASLKRVGIVSPDAVFGNSVHDAAMLAISREAFPVNPSPALIERSAKEAWRIYYPATVAPAQ